DNA from Dasypus novemcinctus isolate mDasNov1 chromosome 19, mDasNov1.1.hap2, whole genome shotgun sequence:
tgtgtgggaatgctgcccagcgtgggaaagccaccccatgcataAGTGCCGGCTGATGCTGAGCTGGAGCCGCAAGATGAcgtaaaaagagacacagaggagggaaacggacttggcccagtagttagggcgtccgtctaccacatgggaggtccgcggttcaaaccccgggcctccttgacccatgtgaagctagcccatgcgcagtgctgatgagcgcaaggagtgccatgccacgcaggggtgtcccccatgtaggggagccccatgtgcaaggggcacacgcaggggtgtcccccacgtaggggagccccatgtgcaaggagtgcaccccgtaaggagagccgcccagcgcaaaaagaaagtgcagcctgcccaggaatggcgccacccacacttcccgtgccgctgacgacaacagaagtggacaaagaaacaaaacgcagcaaatagacatcgagaacagacaaccgggggaggggggggatattaaataaataaataactctttaaaaaaaaaaagagagagacaggagagaaaataagaaaatgtagcagaacaggaagttgaggtggctcaagagagtaatcgcctctctctcactccagaaggtcccaggattggttcccagagctgcctaatgagaatataagcagacacagaagaacacacagcaaatggacacagaaggcagacaatgAGGAGGGAACaggcaagggagagaaataaataaaattaatcttaaaaaaaaaagagacacagaggaaacacaacaagagacacaagaaaccagggagctgaggtggctcaagtgattgggtgcctctctcccatgttggaggtaccaggaacagttcccggtgcctcctaaagaaaagatgagaagagaagacaagcagacacagaagaatgcatggtgaatggacacagaagcagacagcaagcgcaggCAACAGTGggcagaggaataaataaaataaaataaaccttaaaaaatttttttaaaaagaaacaatgataaATGAAATGGGAAAGTAGGTTACAAAGGTGAGAGATGGCAACAAAATATACAGGCTGATAGAAACTGGACAAGTGGTAACTGAGCAGAGAGAAACCTGGGGGATGCTTTTAAAGCATGTCCACACATTCTCTGGCAGTCCTCCATGGAGAGGAGGAGCCCAGCTCCCTTTCCCTTGCTTGTGGGCTAGACTCAGTGCTGTGCTGTCAACAATACAGTAGACTGAAGTGAGTGTGTGGTTCGGGAGACTAGGTCCAAAAAGGCCCTggggcttcctcctccccacTCTTTCTTCAACTGCTCACTCAGGGGAAGCCAGCTGCCGTGTTGTGAGGACACCTAAGCAACTACAGAGGCCCCTGTGCAAGGAACTGAGAGCTCCTGCCAACAGTCGGGTGAGTGAGCCCACTTGGAAGCCAAATTTCAGCCCCAGTCAGGCCTTCACATGACTGCAGACTCACGAGACCATGACCGAACCAGAACCACCCAGCAAAGCCACCCTGAAACTCTGTGAGGTAACAAAGGTCTATTATTTAAGCTGCTAAGTTTGAGGGTGAATAAAAAGTCACCTCCAAACCTAGCAGCACAAATAGATTTGTGCTCAGAATAAACAGAACTATGGAACAGAACAAAGAATCCCAAATATGGAAATTTGATACGTTAAGAGAGATGACAATATAAATGAGTGGGTAAAGTATTATTTCATCAATAAATGGCATTCGGACAATTACTATCCTTTGGGGAGGGGGGATTCcaggattaaagaaaaacaaacgagaaaaaataaatagactaAAAGTACTAGAAAggggagcaggtggagctcagtggttcagcgcctgcttcccacatgtgaggtcctgggttcaatatatGGTAcgctccttaaaaaaaaaaaactactagaagaatgTCTATAAACAGACACAAAACGCAAAAACCAGAAAGCAAAAATTGGATAAATCTgacaatcaaaatttaaaacttgatGGAAGCGTCCATGGAGAAAAAACAGCTCAACTTCTAGCAGGGCTGAGGCAGCTATTTCCTGGCACCAAAGGCCGATGCCTGCCTTCTGCCAAGTTACACATGGATGAGCAGGTAACTGAGTGACCATGAAACAAACTGGGAACTGTTGGTTAAACTGAAGATtccatttgggaaaaaaactTTACTAAAACAATTTCTCTAGACTTTGAGGCACCTATTTCCTCTGAGTTGTACCcatcttttccaaaaaatttgTTGGGGGTTACAGGAcagagaaatgaatagaaatgcttACAGGAAAGTGTTACTCAATAGCACAGCATGCCCAAAACTGGAAGACCTGCAGCAGGTTTTTATTTCAACtctcattttttatatatgtgtatatttttaagttgtttttattttttagtttccaaAGTTTACACACACTCTATATATCCACCAAGCaactctccctttcccccttcctcagtaATCTCTaatactttctgtctctgcaaatttgctatttctagatagttcacataaatgaaatcatatatatTTGTCCATATGGGCCGTGCTTATTAAATTTTTAAGAGACTGAAATGCCAATATGTACATGAGCTAAGTTCTAATGTACTACTGTTTGTATAATACTTTACAACCGTGCATTGTACCAGATTTCTTTATTCAaattctcagaaagttaagtacagaattaccatatgatccagcaatcccacttttaggtatatacccccaaagaattgaaagcagtgactcaACCAGGTAACCGTAGACCAGTactcacagcaacattattcacaacacccaaaaaggtggaaacaacccaagtatccatcaaccgatgaagagattaacaaaatgtagtatatgcatacaatggaatattatccagctgtaaaagaagttctgatacatgcaacaacatggatgattcctgaagacatcatgttgagtgaaataagccaggaagaaaaaaacaaatattgtatgattttccttatatgaaatatgtataatatgcaaattcacaggTATAGAAAGAAGATTATAGAATACCAGGCGCAAGATTCAGGGTGGAGAATGGGGAGctaatgcttaatgggtatagacttttgtttggggtgatagaaaagtttcataatggatggtggtgatggtagcacagcatgtgaatgtgattaacaccactgaatcatatacttgaaagtggctaaaatgggagATGCTTTGTTATGTATATattaccacaaaaaaatttttttaaactccaGTATGGTTTTGGCAGGGCAGGAACCCTGGAAcattaataaaatcaataaaatacaaattcaatAGACTAAAAAACTATTTCATGCAGTCAccataaacaaagttaaaaaacaaGGAACTAGGGAAggagatttggcccaacagatagtgcgtccgcctaccacatgggaggtccaagattcaaacccagggactcccgatccatgtgataagctggcccacacgcaatgctgatgcgcgcaagaagtgccatgccatgcaggggtgtcccccgcataggggggccccacatgcaaggagtacaccccgtaaggagagctgcccagcgcgacaaaagtgcagcctgcccaggaatggcaccgcacacacggagagctgacgcactaagatgacacaacaacaacaaaaaaagagacacagattccaggtgctgcggacacagaacaacacacagtgaatggacagagagagcagacaactggggagggaggggcgggaaaggggagagaaataaataaaaaataaatctttaaaaaaaacaaaaaacaaaaaaacaacaacaaggatCTAGGGACCTGAGGAAATGCAAGAGAGAgatggcctctctcccactccggaaggtcccaggatcagttcccaaagccgaccaatgagaatacaagcagatacagaagaacagaggaacacacagtgaaaggacacaaagagcagacaatggagggagggggggataaataaataagtaaatcttttaaaaaaacaaaacaaagcaaggaaCTAACCAGGAGAATACACTGGCAACCTATTTAACAGGCAAAGGTTTAACATTCAGAATATCTAAGAATCcctacaaatcaattttaaaaagggatagATATCCCAatagaaaaactggggaaaaaaatataaagagataaaTCACAAAAATAAGATGAATTTAATGAACATATAAGCAAAAGATATTCAACCTCTCTGGTAActgggaaaatataaattaagacaAGATGCCATTTCagcagaaatttttaaagatcAGTAACACAGAACTAATGATATGATAGGCTCACCTAGTGCTAGAGTATAAATGAGGAAAGCCTTTTCAAATTatctatgaaaattttaaatgtacatatGCTTAAGAGCCTGCAAGTCTACTTTTTTTATCTGCCTAGAAGCACCCACACCTGTGCAGCTATGCACAAGGACAGACTAATGATATGGCCTCAGTGTCCACTGATAAGGCAGTGACCACACTCCATTCCTTTAGCGGGGTTCTGTGCAGCAGTTAACAGAGTGAGAGGTATGTGTCAAAATAAAAGGTCTCCAAGAAACATCACTAAATGGAAAAAGGTAACAAAATACTATCTATATTTTATACTGTCTAAGCAGAAAAAAGCAAGGAGCACACAATAAAACGACACATTTCTAGAtatatattatttgtatttaacaGCAGAGAAAACAATCagggagaaaaacaaaccaaatgggGAAGAGATATGAACTGGACTGATGATCAGAGGACTTTTACTTTATCTGAACTGATTATATCTTTTACGAGACTGTATTACAGATTATTTgtacaattaaaaagaaacatttaagggaaacggactttggcccagtggttagggcgtccgtctaccacatgggaggtccgcggttcaagcccgggcccccttgacccgtgtggagctggcccatgcgcagtgctgatgcgcgcaaggagtgccctgctacacaggggtgtcccccgcgtaggggagccccacgcgcaaggagtgcacccataaggagagccgcccagcgcgaaggagggagcagcctgctgaggaatggcgccgcccacacttcccgtgccgctgatgacaacagaagcggacaaagaaacaagacgcagcaaaaagacacagaaaacagacaaccgggggatgggaggggaattaaataaataaaaataaaattaaaaaaaaaaaaaaaaagaaacatttaaaaagaataaataagggCATCTCCATATTACTGAATATTACATAgctgttaaaaagaatgaataactTTCAGACAAGTTAAATTAAGGAAGCTGCAAAACTTCAGGTTCAGATGACCCCACCTgccttttgtaaaaaaaattattcaaataatatttatgggagttggacttggcccagtggttaggatgtctgtctaccacatgggaggtccatggttcaaaccccgggcctccttgacccgtgtgcagctggcccatgcgcactgctgatgtgtgcaaggagtgccgtgccacgcaggggtgtccccgcgcaggggagccccacgcacaaggagttcgcccagtaaggagagccgcccagcgtgaaggaaagtgcagcctgcccaggaatagtgccacacacacagagagctgacgcaacaaaaagaaacacagattcctgtgccgctgacaacaacagaagcggataaagaagatgacccagcaaacagacacagaaaacagacaaccagagcgggggtgtgtgtgtggggagataaataaataaataaatctttaaaataataataataatactatttATATACAGGTAAATGTGCAAAAAAATGTCCAGGACACCATGTTAATATTTAGGAAGAGGTGTGAAattaaagaacaaaggaaaatttCTCTGGCGATTCTACATGCATCTTTAccttcattgtttattttttttgaaatacaGTACTTTCATGTAACTAATTCAGTGTTGTAAAGTTAAAAGACAGCATCTATGCTATAATTTTGAGTTTGTTAAGTCACTACCagaatatacatgcatatatctACATAATCTGTAAGGAAAAAAATACGAGCTCCACAAAGACAAGCGTCACAAATGTCTTGTTATATGCTGTGACTCTGTGTCTAACAATggacctggcacatagtaggtgctcagtaaaattGAAGGCAGGCTGTTTGAGAGAGGCAGTGGAAATTATTGACTGAGAACAGCAAacagcctgggttcaaattccctCTCTGCCACTTATTTGTGACCTTAGGCAGTTACTTGTCCTTTCTGGTGGTAAAAGGGAAAGAACAATAATTTCAATCTCAAAAGGTTGTTTTAGGGACTAAATGAGACCACATATCAAAAGAGTTGCCTGAAGCACAAGAAGCCCTCAGTACATGAGAGCTATAATGATTCCCTGTCCTGTTCCCTGAAAACCTACTATGCCAGACAATGAGGGTGCTGGGACAAAACGCACAAAATTCCTGGTCCCAGACAGCTTACATTCTAGTATGAGTAGACACACAAGATAAACGTTAGATTCCATATGTactaaggagaaaaagaaagtggaAGAGGAGGACAGGAAGTAGGAGAGGGATATTTTAGATAGGGTGGCTAGGAAAGGCAACCCTGAGATGGAGTCCTTGGTGTTAGGTGATAGGAGAGGGAAAGCACAGGCAGAGGGAGCAGGAAGCTCAAAGGCTCTGAGCAGGAACTGTGCCCCAGCAAACGCACAACAGGGCAGCAGTCAAAGGCCCAGGCAGTGTTTTCCTGGCCCCACCAATTCCAGGGGTTTCTGTCCAGATACCAACTCACCCCCTCACTGTGCTGCACCACACTACCAATATTTTGCAGCGACTGGAAGTTTTGGGTATTTACAGAGCCAAATTCCACAATCTCGTCATCCACCTGCAGaccctaaaaaaagaagagaaaacaaaaaaccaagtatattagtcagccaaaggagtgctaatgcaaaataccagaaattggttggaatttataaagggtatttatttggggtaggagtctacagatacaggccataaagcataagttacttccctcaccaaagtctattttcactttgGAGCAAGTTGcctgccaatggctgtgagggttcaggcttcctgggttcctcccttccagggtcttgcttctttcctaattcaaggttcctttcttgctggggctggcttctctttcctctgtgagcttacatccaggggctccagcttagtcttcagcatcaaactccaacatcagaaaccctcaactctgttcttcgccatgccttctttttgtaagtccccacccaccaaggggtggagactcaacaccatATTCATAACTCAATCCTGCCCTgctacagatcagattacaaacataatccaatatatatttttggaattcataactatatcaaactgctacaccagggtAGTGGTTAAATGTGCTTCTAGTGTTCTTTACCTTTCCATACACAAGGTAAAGAGCTTGTTTTCTTCAGAGAACGGCAGGCACACAGCTAAGAGGTTAGGGATGTGGACACCTCATACAGGAAGGGGCAGTGAGGACCTGGGTCACTTCCTTCTTCTAGGGAAAATCTGGTAGCAGGTAATCAGATCCAACCAAGTGTTTGCTAAATAGCAGTCACAAAGACCTTGAGAAATGTGGGCAGAGGCCAAATGAGGCTCTCTGGGACCCTGACCCAGATTCAGGGTCAAGAAGAAGCAAGCTGGTCTGTGCTCCAGGGGCAGCGGCCACAGCAGCCCTCCCCAAAGCCAGTAGCTCCACCGTGGAAAACATCTCCTTACTAGGTTAAGGTCCCACAGAAAGCACAAGGGCTCTGGTGCCCCCATTTCAGCCTCGACCTGGGTCCATTTATACAAATGTCAAAATCCAGACAAGATAAAACGTTCACCCTAGAAATCCCCAAACAGGCAGCCAGAGGCACGAGGCTGACCCAGGACTAGAGAGACCCTTCTTGTGCTAGCTCTAAGAACACAGAATaccattcattcttctttttccacaAATATCAGCTTGTGCCGGCAGCAGCACTGCATTAGATGCACTAGATGAAGTGAATGCAACTGAGTTTACATGTAACTTACAGCCACGCAGTCATTAAAGAGGATCGTAGGACCTGGACCCAGTGCTACCACTCTGAGTTGTGTATCCTAAAACTAATTACTTAATGTCTTTGAAGCTTTTCCTGATGGGTGACATGGGATAAAGATTAGTACCTAGATCAAAGGGTGGCAGTGGGATTATATAGTAAATAcacatccacacaaaaacctgtacacaagTGTTCATAACATTAATcataatagccagaaacaacccaaatgtccaccaaagatgaagagatgaacaaaatgtggcatatttgTACAGTGGAATGTTATTTGGCcataaaggaataaagtactgatacatggtACAACCTGGATAAATCCTAAAAtctatgctcagtgaaagaagccagtcatcaAACACATATTGTTTGaccccatttatatgaaatgtccagaataggcaaatccacagagacagaaagcagattagtgataGTGGTGGGTGGAAGGAATCTGCAGGTGATGACTAAGGGGGGAAGGGTTTCTTTCTAGagtaatgaaaaagttctaaacttGACTGATGATGGATGACAGGTAGACacctctgtgaatatactaaaagccactgaactGCACACCTTAAATGGGTGAACTGCATGTAACATGAACTCTAGCTCAATAAAGTTATATAAAATGAAACACACCAAGCCAGAGACAATGTGTGAGGCAGGGCACCTGGTGGAAAGGAAGGGCTCAGTAAGAGTCGGTGATTTGCTGTTATTCCTGAGTCATGCCAAGCTAACATGAGCCCGAGaaagcccctttctctctctttggacATTTGTCACCTTCTATCTTGTGCCCCAGTAGTCACCATAAAAAAGTCCCTCATCCACCAGTTTAGTGGGCAGCAGGGGCTGACCCCTCTCCAAAGTCTGGGCCCCCGGCACAGAGCTGGGCACACAATGGACCTTGGTCACTTTGCTGAATGAGCAAATGAGTTCAGAGCTGCTTCTGACCAGCATGGAGAGAGTGGACCTATCCCCTCCGTCCCCCATCCCAAAGCTACCTGACCCACAGAGGCCTCTGGACGGAGATCTGGTCTGCCAGGCCCTGGCTTACCGCGATGCTGGCAGGGGAGCCAGCGCTGATGCTGTTCACTTTGGCGAAAGGCTGAGGGGGGCTGAGGCTCGGGCCCAGCCCACGGCTCATGGCCTCTCTGTGGGCTTCAGCCATGTCCCGGGCCTGCTTCTCTTTGTCCCGAGCGTGCAGCTGGTGCAAGGCCTCCTCCACCTGCTTCATCACTGCCTTGTGATCGTTCTGCAAGCCTGGGGCAAGAACCATCATATCAGGGGCCAAGAAATGACTGCTGAGGACATAGACTCCCGTTTACTCActgaatatttactgagcactcatTCCATGACAGACAGTGGGCAAGACGCAGAGAACAAACGTTTCAGTGAGAGAGAGTACCGACCCTCCTGAAGCTTACAGGCTAgcaaggaaagcagatgtggaaCAAGCAATTACAGTAGCTTGTAATGACTGCTCTGAGGGCCTATCCAGCAAGGAGACCTGACCTTGCTAGCAGAGGAGCCCGGGGAAGACTTCCCAAGGGAAGTGCTGCTTTGGCTGAGACCTGAAAGGTGAGCAGAAGTAAGGCACCAACTAGCTGAATTCAGGGCTACAAATTCCAATGCACAGCAGTATGGCATGGGAgggacagagggattgagaggcaACTGCTACAGAGTAGTGGGTTTtactttttggagtgatgaaaatgctctaatataatattaaatgcaatgataaatgtacaactctgtgattataccaaaagccaccaAATGTACACTTTAGACGGATTGTATGATATgtaaacagatctcaataaaattgctttgatgtatatatatatatataattgatacATATACCTATATATCAATTAAgttactttaagaaaaaaattgcaatgcACACAGGGGCACGTGTGGTGGACATGCAAATGAGTGAAGCTGGCTGGGTGTAAGAAACAGGCCACTTTCTTCCTAAGTCCTAATTCTTCCAAGGCAGACGAGAGTTGTGCAGATCCCATCGAATATTAGCGACTCAATCTGTGTGCCTTTAACACCCCCCACTGCAAGGTCACTCACAGACGATGTTGTGCCTGGCGGTGCGGACTTGATACAGGTCCACGTCTGCCCGGGGGTAGCCCTCGCAGTCCACCAGGGGCTCGTTCATCCCAACTCCTTTTTGCTGAAGGAAAAGAATGTGATTAACAAGATTTCTCAGATACAAAGTCCTCAAGATCcctttccacagacccttttcCTCTGCGGTAATAATGACAACTATAACAGTCCCTGCCATAGACTGATCACTTCCAAGGACCCGTGCTGCCCCCACATCACCCCACAGCCACCCTCGGGGGTGGCGTCATTGTTTTAACTTCTAATAACACAAGTAATACATGAATACATTCTCCCTTTCTGAAGTTAGAACAGTGCAGATAAAACCAAAGACTCCTTTGAGCATCACCCCCAAGGCTACTCTCATCCTCAACTCCTCCAAACCCTCCTTTTCATGATAGCAGCTGACACCTGGCTGGTGGCCTTGGAAGAGAGAGGGGCGTAAAAGCCCAAAGAGCATTCAGCTGTGGCAGGACTTGTTCTTCTGAAAATAAAGAGAGATCTAAAAGGGCTTtcaccatgcacagtgctgatgcgtgcagggagtaccgtgccatgcaggggtgacccccgcataggggagacccatgcgcaaggagtgcacccctcaaggagagccgccccgcgcgaaaaaagcgcagcctgcccaggaatggctccacacacacagagagctgacgcagcaagatgatgcaacaaaacgagacacagattctgggtgctgctgacaagaatacaagcagacacaaaagaacacacagtgagtggacacaaagagcagacaatgggggcgggggagagaaatataattaattaattaaaaataaaagggctTTCAGACAGACTTTCCATCTCTGGAAGGAGATGCCTCTGGGGAGAGGAAATGGGTGGCTGGagacaggggagggagggaggttttTCATTTTATATCCTTTTAAAGATTTTGA
Protein-coding regions in this window:
- the PSMD9 gene encoding 26S proteasome non-ATPase regulatory subunit 9, with product MSEKEARESSGSPPAGAVTVSDIQELMRRKDEIEAQIKANYDVLESQKGVGMNEPLVDCEGYPRADVDLYQVRTARHNIVCLQNDHKAVMKQVEEALHQLHARDKEKQARDMAEAHREAMSRGLGPSLSPPQPFAKVNSISAGSPASIAGLQVDDEIVEFGSVNTQNFQSLQNIGSVVQHSEGKPLNVTVIRRGEKQQLRLVPSRWAGKGLLGCNIIPLQR